AGAATTCCAGTGACCAAATGCTTTCTTGAAGGCTATTTTCCTATTATAAACTGAAatttctctttttggtttgaaAGGGTAAAAGAGTAAAGCTCAGTTCTATGATACAGAAATTCTTCTGTAATCTTGGATATTTTTGGTCTTGAGCAATCCTCATGCCCAGGATAAGATAACACTGAGGATTCTCTTACTCTGTGAATCCTAGGAAGGTTGTGGCAACACGAATAAGATATGTAACAACATGCCAAGTTAGCTTTCTTATTTATATGAAACTTATATTGAGAAGCTATTAGATATTTATATGGTTCTAGATGCTGAGAAGAATTCAAGTGAAAATACATATAATTCACATCTTCCCCTCAAGGGTACATAATCTAGtggaaaagagagatgagaaaaaatcaatgcaatgtttaaaaattaagtaaatgatACATCAAACTGCCAATAATATCTCATGTGaattctgaggaagaaaaaattccttttaaaggGAGATATCAATGAAGCTTCCAGAAACCGTGGATTTGGATGAGGCTTCATcataatggtaaaatatttgcaaataaaaaatgggtaaaaaaaacTAACATGAGCCAGGAATATAACCAAAGAAGGACACAACATATTTGCACAATAGTGATGCATCCCAGAAAGTTCTATAGATGATCACAGAAACATAGTTTGGTCTCCAAAACAAGACCTTGAAAACCATAAAGACTTGAACTTCATACTGTAGTCATGAGTAAAAGTTTTGAGAGGGGGAACAATATGATACAATTCATAATTCATAAgtttgaaaggagaaagagggattGAAGGTATGTGGGACTGTTGATGGGAGAGAGAGCCATAATGTGGTTTTGGTAGGAgtcaaaagaaatgataaaaatagctaAGATTCCTGAAGAAAGAGCATAGTTCTCTCTTCAGGAGACAGGGCTCTGACCGAGATATAAATTAGAGGACATGAAGATGGATTCCACATTGGGTAACTATTTTTCAGCTttgggaaaagaataaagatacaGAAGCAAGAGTCAGCATAATGAGAGTATAAGAAGGTGGAGCTGATAACTCATGCCACGAAGTAAGGCAAACAGAGTTGGAGAGAATGCAGGTCTAGATTATAGAGAGGTTAAAACTAAGAGTAGGAGTTTAGATGTAAGGAGAATGATAATGAAAAGCTGTCGATCACtatacataatgttatatgtaaatGTAGTGTATTCAGATGATTTGTTTCGAAGCTGCAGGAAAGGGGAAGAGTGTTAGGCAAGAAAGCCAAATGGACAAGAGTTACAGGCTAATGTGAGAGTGAGAGGCTGAGAATTTAAAATTCTCATCCTGGGAAGGGAGATGAAGGGAAAACTGAATCTGAGAAATGTCAAGAACATTTTGCCTACAAAGTTGGAATTACTGTGGAGACTCAAAGTTGGAGGTACACTTTACCTGACTTTAGATACTTCTTTACACCTTAAAAAAACTGCAAGGAGAAGGAATAGTGAGTTTAGAACTCAAAATCTGAGAATTCATGCTCTGTGATGATCAGTTTCCTGTGAATTTACTATTTTTCAGGGATTTCTCTTGGCAatgtctcctcctctctctgagaTTGTCTCCTGATGTGTACCTTCCATGGAGCAGGTCAATGAGACCTTGGTGAGAGAGTTtgtcttcctcagtttctcatctctgGCTGGGCTGCAGTGGCTGCTCTTCATTGTATTTCTGCTCCTCTACCTGTTCACTCTAGGCACCAATGCCATCATCATTTCCACCATTGTGCTGGTCAGAGCCCTTCAtacccccatgtacttcttccttgcCATCCTCTCCTGCTCTGAGACTTGCTACACCTTTGTAATTGTACCCAAGATGCTGGCTGACCTATTGGCTCAAAAGAAGACAATCTCCTTCCTGGGTTGTGCCATCCAGATGTTTACCTTCCTCTTCCTTGGCTGCTCTCACTCCTTCCTGCTGGCAGCCATGGGTTAtgatcgctatgtggccatctgtaaccCTCTGCGCTACACAGTGCTCATGGGACATGGGATGTGTGTAGGACTGGTGGCTGCTGCCTGTGCCTGTGGCTTTATTGTTGCACAGATCATCACATCCCTGGTATTTTACCTGCCCTTCTACTCCTCCAACCAACTACAACACTTCTTCTGTGACATCTCTCCTGTCCTCAAGGTGGCGTCTCACCATACCCACTTTAGTCAGATTGTCATCTTCATACTTTGTGCATTGGTCCTGGTTATCCCCCTGTTATTGATCTTGGTATCCTACATTCACATCATCTCTGCCATACACCAGTTTCCTTCCACATTGGGCAGGCACAAAGCTTTCTCCACCTGTGCCTCTCACCTTATTGTTGTCACTGTTCATTATGGCTGTGCCTCCTTTATATACTTAAGGCCTAAGTCCAACTTCTCCTCAAGCCAGGATGCTCTCATATAAATATCCTATACTATCCTAACTCCATTGTTCAATCCAATGATTTACAGCTTGAGAAATAAAGAGTTCAAATCAGCTCTCCGTAGAGTTGTGGGAAGAACTATTTCTCTGCCACAACATTAATCTACATCCTACTCTTTCCAAGTAGTAAAGTACAATGCATATAGGGAAAAATTCCCAGAGCAGACAAGATTAAGCAATTGAGCATAGTGTTCAATAACAGAGatcatttctcattcatttccaaatataaaattcagaaaaacagaTTCTTGCCATGAGCCCATAGAAGCTTTTCCAGTTGAGTGGAAAATAATGgatgtttattatagaaaaacaTATACATGCTCAGAATTCCAGGCCCTGGCAAATACTATTACCCAATCTTAGCCAGACTAGAAACCAACACCACAAAATATTGCACAATCCTAACTCTCAGTTTTAAGGACCCAGGAAGTTCCCC
This is a stretch of genomic DNA from Equus przewalskii isolate Varuska unplaced genomic scaffold, EquPr2 ChrUn-6, whole genome shotgun sequence. It encodes these proteins:
- the LOC103566828 gene encoding olfactory receptor 10K2, with amino-acid sequence MEQVNETLVREFVFLSFSSLAGLQWLLFIVFLLLYLFTLGTNAIIISTIVLVRALHTPMYFFLAILSCSETCYTFVIVPKMLADLLAQKKTISFLGCAIQMFTFLFLGCSHSFLLAAMGYDRYVAICNPLRYTVLMGHGMCVGLVAAACACGFIVAQIITSLVFYLPFYSSNQLQHFFCDISPVLKVASHHTHFSQIVIFILCALVLVIPLLLILVSYIHIISAIHQFPSTLGRHKAFSTCASHLIVVTVHYGCASFIYLRPKSNFSSSQDALI